The following are encoded in a window of Campylobacter concisus genomic DNA:
- a CDS encoding YajG family lipoprotein, producing MSKFKFLAIFGLFVLFLSGCAPTQTVVAFDPYKAIVSNQQNSGFEVYISAVHDSRKNKSTIATITDGKGTVDEYVVLQNDLATYFGDSLKKELIAHGANVNGMGGVVVEVFINEFEANMSGYGSDNTKGKIKITLKIQKGDQSIIKNISNNQTKFELVRTGGAFKPFLTDIINDAVKRSAIAILNS from the coding sequence ATGAGTAAATTTAAATTTCTAGCTATCTTTGGACTTTTTGTCCTATTCTTGAGCGGTTGTGCGCCTACTCAGACAGTAGTTGCCTTTGATCCTTATAAGGCTATCGTTTCAAATCAACAAAACAGTGGTTTTGAGGTCTATATAAGTGCAGTACATGATAGCCGCAAAAACAAAAGCACTATTGCAACTATAACAGATGGCAAGGGCACCGTAGATGAATACGTCGTGCTTCAAAATGACCTTGCGACCTACTTTGGTGATTCTCTTAAAAAAGAGCTCATAGCTCATGGCGCAAATGTAAATGGCATGGGTGGCGTCGTGGTTGAAGTTTTCATAAACGAATTTGAAGCAAATATGAGCGGATATGGCAGCGACAACACAAAGGGCAAGATAAAGATCACTCTTAAAATCCAAAAAGGCGATCAAAGTATCATCAAAAATATCTCAAACAACCAAACCAAATTTGAGCTAGTTCGCACTGGCGGAGCATTTAAGCCATTCTTAACAGACATCATAAATGACGCTGTTAAGCGCTCTGCGATCGCTATCTTAAATAGCTGA